In one window of Microbacterium profundi DNA:
- a CDS encoding histone-like nucleoid-structuring protein Lsr2: MARRIVHQLVDDIDGTVLGIGEGETVHFSLNSTAYEIDLTSENADAFREALEPYVSAARRASSASASRGSASRKRAAGSPETAAIREWANENGYTVSERGRIPGTIVDAYRAAH, translated from the coding sequence ATGGCCCGACGTATTGTGCATCAGCTCGTAGACGACATCGATGGAACCGTTCTGGGAATCGGAGAGGGCGAAACCGTCCATTTCTCTCTCAACAGCACGGCTTACGAGATCGATCTGACTTCAGAGAATGCCGACGCATTCCGAGAAGCACTGGAGCCGTATGTCTCGGCCGCTCGTCGGGCGTCCTCGGCGTCTGCTTCGCGCGGAAGCGCATCGCGCAAACGCGCGGCGGGCTCTCCCGAGACGGCGGCGATCCGCGAATGGGCGAATGAGAACGGCTACACCGTCTCCGAACGCGGTCGCATCCCCGGCACCATCGTGGACGCGTACCGCGCCGCGCACTGA
- a CDS encoding MarR family winged helix-turn-helix transcriptional regulator: protein MPSSDESESRTFALGSSIYHVDVSDPNGELVDRAGMSEGDISEISDLMQALGELRDAEQKLSEASLRYMKLNQTDMRALHFLIAVENSDATATPGAIAAHLGISTASTTKLLDRLERGGHITRSPHPSDRRALAIAITPETRRSAIETVGRQHARRFIAAARLSSEEREVVRRFLVDMTSEIALGDVPWAISEEE, encoded by the coding sequence ATGCCCTCCTCCGACGAATCCGAATCGCGAACCTTCGCACTCGGGTCGTCGATCTACCACGTCGACGTCAGCGATCCGAACGGTGAGCTCGTCGACCGTGCGGGCATGTCAGAGGGCGATATCAGCGAGATCAGTGACCTCATGCAGGCACTCGGCGAGCTCCGCGACGCCGAGCAGAAGCTGTCTGAAGCATCGCTTCGCTACATGAAGCTCAACCAGACGGACATGCGGGCGCTGCATTTCCTCATCGCTGTCGAGAACAGCGATGCGACGGCGACACCGGGTGCGATCGCTGCGCATCTCGGCATCTCGACGGCATCGACGACCAAGCTGCTCGACCGCCTCGAGCGCGGCGGTCACATCACGCGGTCACCGCACCCGTCGGATCGGCGCGCATTGGCGATCGCGATCACGCCCGAGACGCGGCGGTCTGCCATCGAGACGGTCGGACGGCAACATGCTCGCCGGTTCATCGCGGCGGCCAGACTGTCGTCGGAAGAGCGCGAGGTCGTCCGAAGATTCCTCGTGGACATGACGTCGGAGATCGCCCTCGGCGATGTGCCGTGGGCGATCTCCGAAGAAGAGTGA
- a CDS encoding solute symporter family protein: MNVIPMSTTTTADNNPILNIAIFAAFVAVTLFIVIRASRNNKTAADYYAAGRSFTGPQNGIAIAGDYLSAASFLGICGAIAVNGYDGFLYSIGFLVAWLVALLLVAELMRNTGKFTMADVLSFRLKQRPVRMAAAITTLAVCFFYLLAQMAGAGGLVSLLLGIDGRIGQSIVIGVVGVLMIVYVLIGGMKGTTWVQIVKAVLLIAGAVVMTIWVLALNGFSLNTLLEAAVAKSPAGEAVLAPGLQYGANPWDFLSLGMALVLGTAGLPHVLMRFYTVPTAKEARRSVVWAIWLIGGFYLLTLVLGYGAGALVGADAILAAPGGVNSAAPLLAQHLGGPILLGFISAVAFATILAVVAGLTITAAASFAHDIYANIIQKNRKNADGTAADPDPNGEVRVARRTVVVIGILAILGGIGAQGQNIAFLVALAFAVAASANLPTILYSLFWRRFNTRGAVWSMYGGLGSAILLIVFSPVFSGSETAMIPGIDIVLWPLNNPGIVSIPLGFILGWLGTITSRTAESPQLAAEMDVRSLTGFGAEKATEH; this comes from the coding sequence ATGAATGTCATCCCGATGTCCACCACGACCACAGCCGACAACAATCCGATCCTCAACATCGCGATCTTCGCAGCCTTCGTCGCGGTGACGCTGTTCATCGTCATCCGCGCAAGCCGGAACAACAAGACGGCGGCGGACTACTACGCGGCCGGACGTTCTTTCACCGGGCCCCAGAATGGCATCGCGATCGCGGGTGACTATCTGTCCGCGGCATCCTTCCTCGGAATCTGCGGTGCGATCGCGGTGAACGGATATGACGGATTCCTGTATTCGATCGGTTTCCTCGTGGCCTGGCTGGTCGCCCTGCTGCTGGTCGCCGAGCTGATGCGCAACACGGGCAAGTTCACGATGGCCGATGTGCTCTCCTTCCGCCTGAAGCAGCGTCCGGTGCGGATGGCTGCGGCCATCACGACACTCGCGGTGTGCTTCTTCTACCTGCTCGCACAGATGGCAGGAGCAGGCGGACTCGTCTCGCTGCTGCTCGGCATCGACGGACGGATCGGGCAGTCGATCGTGATCGGCGTCGTGGGCGTTCTGATGATCGTCTACGTGCTCATCGGCGGCATGAAGGGCACCACCTGGGTGCAGATCGTCAAGGCCGTCCTGCTCATCGCCGGCGCCGTCGTGATGACGATCTGGGTACTGGCGCTCAACGGCTTCAGCCTCAACACCCTGCTGGAGGCCGCGGTCGCGAAGTCGCCTGCAGGGGAGGCGGTACTCGCACCAGGGCTCCAGTACGGCGCGAACCCCTGGGACTTCCTCTCCCTCGGCATGGCTCTGGTGCTCGGCACGGCGGGGCTGCCGCACGTGCTGATGCGGTTCTACACGGTGCCGACCGCGAAGGAGGCGCGTCGGTCGGTGGTCTGGGCGATCTGGCTCATCGGCGGGTTCTACCTGCTGACGCTCGTGCTCGGCTACGGCGCCGGTGCACTGGTCGGTGCCGACGCCATCCTGGCCGCGCCCGGAGGTGTGAACTCGGCTGCGCCGCTGCTGGCTCAGCACCTCGGCGGTCCGATCCTGCTGGGCTTCATCTCGGCAGTCGCGTTCGCGACGATCCTGGCGGTGGTGGCAGGGCTCACGATCACGGCGGCGGCGTCGTTCGCGCACGACATCTACGCGAACATCATCCAGAAGAACCGCAAGAACGCCGACGGCACAGCCGCCGATCCGGATCCGAACGGGGAAGTCCGAGTCGCCAGGCGCACGGTGGTCGTCATCGGCATTCTCGCGATCCTCGGCGGAATCGGAGCGCAGGGGCAGAACATCGCGTTCCTCGTCGCATTGGCGTTCGCCGTCGCGGCATCCGCGAACCTGCCGACGATCCTGTACTCGCTGTTCTGGCGCCGTTTCAACACGCGCGGTGCGGTGTGGAGCATGTACGGCGGTCTCGGCTCGGCGATCCTGCTGATCGTGTTCTCCCCGGTGTTCTCGGGATCGGAGACGGCGATGATCCCCGGGATCGACATCGTGCTGTGGCCGCTGAACAACCCCGGCATCGTGTCGATACCGCTCGGATTCATCCTGGGCTGGCTCGGCACGATCACGAGCCGCACAGCGGAATCTCCGCAGCTCGCTGCCGAGATGGACGTGCGCTCGCTCACCGGGTTCGGCGCCGAGAAGGCGACGGAGCACTAG
- a CDS encoding DUF485 domain-containing protein, giving the protein MTDRIDSESAGGIDYIAVEESPRFRQLKKTQRSFIFPMAAFFLIWYFVYVLLAAFATDFMGQRVWGDITVGLLFGLGQFVTTFAITMGYVSFANRKLDPKAQEIREELEKAQAQA; this is encoded by the coding sequence ATGACCGACCGAATCGACTCAGAATCGGCAGGTGGAATCGACTACATCGCTGTCGAGGAATCACCTCGATTCCGGCAATTGAAGAAGACGCAGCGCTCGTTCATCTTCCCGATGGCCGCGTTCTTCCTGATCTGGTATTTCGTATATGTGCTGCTCGCCGCATTCGCGACGGATTTCATGGGCCAGCGGGTATGGGGAGATATCACCGTCGGACTGCTTTTCGGATTGGGGCAGTTCGTGACGACATTCGCGATCACCATGGGATACGTCTCGTTCGCGAATCGGAAATTGGATCCGAAGGCGCAGGAGATACGTGAGGAACTCGAGAAGGCGCAGGCTCAGGCATGA
- a CDS encoding LuxR C-terminal-related transcriptional regulator → MSTTITLDADTDLVARAVRELSRRTRFPVAFGGLFEDGVVSVTSIVGNRTHSLEGLRVRPERGLGGRAMTELRPRMTSDYGASRQITHDYDGFVLGEGLRTLLAIPIVVGGRSRGVLYAGAWHETPVGGVSTAPAMTVADSVASELRIRDEVERRMRSFAPRAQGFSPARLEELRESFAELRSVSADVTDATLRERLARLESRLLDVVGGEHDVTTGPISSIRLSPRETDVLACVALGATNSEIASQLGLREGTVKAYLGTAMSKLDASTRHAAVARARRAGLLP, encoded by the coding sequence GTGAGCACCACGATCACACTGGATGCAGACACAGATCTCGTCGCTCGTGCAGTGCGCGAGCTGTCCCGCCGCACCCGATTCCCCGTCGCCTTCGGCGGGCTCTTCGAAGACGGCGTCGTCTCGGTGACCAGCATCGTCGGCAACCGCACCCACAGTCTCGAGGGACTCCGAGTCCGCCCCGAGCGCGGTCTCGGCGGGCGTGCCATGACCGAGTTGCGTCCCCGGATGACCAGCGACTACGGAGCCTCCAGGCAGATCACCCACGACTACGACGGCTTCGTCCTCGGCGAGGGGCTGCGAACCCTGCTCGCCATCCCGATCGTCGTGGGCGGCCGCTCTCGCGGCGTGCTCTACGCCGGGGCGTGGCACGAGACCCCAGTGGGCGGAGTCAGCACGGCACCGGCGATGACCGTCGCCGATTCCGTCGCATCCGAACTCCGCATCCGCGACGAGGTCGAGCGCCGCATGCGCTCGTTCGCGCCGCGCGCACAGGGCTTCTCCCCGGCCAGGCTCGAAGAACTGCGGGAGAGCTTCGCAGAGCTGCGCAGCGTGTCAGCCGATGTCACGGATGCGACGTTGAGAGAGCGGCTCGCCCGGCTGGAGAGCCGGCTGCTCGACGTCGTGGGCGGCGAGCATGACGTCACGACCGGTCCGATCTCATCCATCCGCCTCTCCCCCCGGGAGACAGACGTGCTGGCATGCGTCGCGCTCGGAGCGACGAACTCGGAGATCGCGTCCCAGCTCGGACTGCGCGAGGGGACGGTCAAGGCGTATCTGGGCACGGCGATGTCGAAGCTGGATGCGTCGACCCGCCACGCCGCTGTCGCGCGGGCCCGGCGGGCGGGATTGCTGCCCTGA
- a CDS encoding methylated-DNA--[protein]-cysteine S-methyltransferase, producing the protein MTFRYDFAPTPFGDALVVFSDEGIVRFDLSESSDPTVPWLLEGISARLHEVPVPDPGAADELAHLLDDYFAGDAVRFDEHVRLDWRLIDGFHRTALQTIASIEWGQTMSYGEVAVVAGSPGAARAVGTACRLTPFSIIVPVHRVVRSDGSPGQYGAHPEHKRYLLDLER; encoded by the coding sequence ATGACCTTCCGCTACGACTTCGCCCCCACTCCGTTCGGCGACGCACTCGTGGTCTTCTCCGACGAGGGGATCGTACGCTTCGACCTTTCCGAGTCGTCCGATCCCACCGTTCCCTGGCTTCTGGAAGGCATCTCCGCCCGACTCCACGAGGTGCCGGTGCCCGACCCGGGGGCGGCCGATGAACTCGCGCATCTGCTCGACGACTACTTCGCAGGTGACGCGGTGCGCTTCGACGAGCATGTCCGGCTCGACTGGCGCCTGATCGACGGATTCCATCGCACCGCGCTGCAGACGATCGCATCGATCGAGTGGGGTCAGACGATGAGCTACGGCGAGGTCGCCGTGGTCGCAGGAAGCCCGGGCGCGGCGCGCGCGGTCGGTACCGCGTGCCGGCTGACGCCGTTCTCGATCATCGTGCCGGTGCACCGCGTCGTGCGCTCCGACGGCAGTCCGGGGCAGTACGGCGCTCACCCCGAGCACAAGCGCTATCTGCTCGACCTGGAGCGATAG
- a CDS encoding DMT family transporter, translated as MSWIILIVSGVLEAVWATALGKSDGLSKLWPSVVFFVGLALSMFGLAWAMKDISTGTAYAVWVGIGASLTVIYAMITGDTDISWVRILLLLGLVGCIVGLKLIDPGHE; from the coding sequence GTGTCGTGGATCATTCTCATCGTCTCCGGAGTTCTCGAAGCAGTCTGGGCGACTGCATTGGGAAAGTCCGACGGCCTTTCCAAGCTCTGGCCGAGCGTCGTGTTCTTCGTCGGCCTCGCCCTGTCGATGTTCGGCCTCGCATGGGCGATGAAGGACATCTCCACCGGCACCGCATATGCGGTGTGGGTGGGAATCGGCGCCTCATTGACGGTGATCTACGCCATGATCACCGGAGATACGGATATCTCGTGGGTGCGAATCCTTCTTCTGCTCGGACTTGTCGGATGCATCGTCGGTCTGAAACTCATCGACCCCGGTCATGAATAG